One stretch of Roseimicrobium sp. ORNL1 DNA includes these proteins:
- the rfbG gene encoding CDP-glucose 4,6-dehydratase produces MVTAFGGVYQGKRVLVTGHTGFKGGWLSLWLRALGAEVSGYALAPAPGDSLFAILPADTFRHSWIADLRDADTMKKAIAECRPEIIFHLAAQPIVGASYRAPLDTLTTNAVGTATLLEAVRDADCPAAVVVVTSDKCYRNDNAGRPFQETDPLGGHDIYSMSKAATELVVTAWHASFFANSPSLGPLATGRAGNVIGGGDYAEDRLIPDAVRAFVSKQPLVLRRPQASRPWQHVLESVSGYLALGQRLLSAPDKTRLLNFNFGPNSEAERSVQELMGCWLATWPNAMQVHSEPQPAYGEATRLRLDHSLAVQELGWRPVWDFQQTVAHTAAWYRERHERHADTARMLNFTLEQIHTYTREAASTGVSWAN; encoded by the coding sequence ATGGTAACTGCGTTCGGCGGCGTCTATCAAGGCAAGCGAGTGCTCGTCACCGGCCACACCGGATTCAAGGGTGGCTGGCTGTCCCTCTGGCTGCGTGCCCTGGGCGCGGAAGTGAGTGGCTATGCGCTGGCGCCAGCGCCGGGCGATTCCCTCTTTGCCATTCTGCCTGCGGATACCTTCCGGCATTCGTGGATTGCAGATTTACGAGATGCAGACACGATGAAGAAGGCCATCGCGGAGTGCCGCCCGGAAATCATCTTCCACCTCGCGGCACAACCCATCGTGGGCGCCTCCTATCGTGCACCGCTGGATACCCTCACGACGAATGCTGTGGGCACCGCCACCCTTCTGGAGGCCGTGCGGGACGCCGATTGCCCCGCAGCGGTCGTGGTCGTCACCAGTGACAAGTGCTATCGCAATGACAATGCGGGCCGCCCTTTCCAGGAAACGGATCCGCTCGGCGGTCATGACATCTACTCCATGAGCAAGGCAGCGACTGAGCTCGTGGTCACTGCGTGGCACGCCTCTTTCTTTGCCAACTCCCCATCGCTGGGACCTCTCGCCACCGGTCGTGCTGGCAATGTCATCGGCGGCGGCGACTATGCGGAGGACCGCCTGATACCGGATGCTGTGCGCGCCTTCGTGAGCAAGCAGCCGCTGGTCTTGCGCCGTCCCCAGGCTTCGCGTCCCTGGCAACATGTGCTGGAGTCCGTGAGTGGCTATCTTGCCTTGGGCCAGCGCCTGCTCTCTGCGCCCGACAAGACCCGGCTCTTGAACTTCAACTTCGGCCCCAATTCCGAAGCCGAGCGCTCCGTGCAGGAACTGATGGGCTGCTGGCTGGCCACGTGGCCGAACGCCATGCAAGTGCACAGCGAACCGCAACCTGCCTACGGCGAGGCCACGCGGCTCCGCCTGGACCACAGCCTTGCCGTGCAGGAGTTGGGATGGCGACCGGTTTGGGATTTCCAGCAGACGGTCGCACACACCGCCGCGTGGTATCGCGAGCGTCACGAACGCCATG